TGGGGTGGTATCTTTGTCGCGGAATCTGTAGCAGAAGGTTGGCAACCCCTCATACAACAAGGAAACGCTGACCAAGAAATGACTCAAAAAGCACTAGATAATGATAAATGTGTGGTGCAAAAGTTTAGTAGTCAAGAATCGGAAATAGTTGATACCTATCTCCAAGACACAGAGGGGGGTGTTTACAGCCGAGGGGTGAGTTTTATCTGCGTTCCAGATATATACACCGCAGGTTTTCAAGAATGTTATGTCAACTTGTTAGTCCGTCTCCAAGCTAGAGCATACATTACAGTTCCAATTTTCTGTAATAACCAGCTCTGGGGATTACTTGCTAGCTATGAAAATGCTACCCCCCGTTATTGGAAGCAGGGAGATATTAATATTGTCGTACAATTTGCCAATCAATTAGGTGTGGCACTAGAACAAATTGAATTGCTAGCACAGACTCAAAGGCAATCCGCAGCTCTTCAAGAAGCAGTGATTGCTGCTGATGCTGCCAACCGCGCTAAAAGCGAATTTCTCGCCAATATGAGCCATGAGTTACGTACCCCCCTGAATGCGATTCTGGGTTTTACCCAAGTTATGCACCGCGAGCAAACCCTGAGTCGGGAACACCAGCAACATCTCACCATCATTAACCGAGCTGGAGAACATTTACTGAATCTGATTAATGACATTTTAGAAATGTCAAAAATTGAAGCTGGTAGAACCAACCTCAACCCTAGCAGCTTTGACTTGTGGAATTTACTGGAAAATTTACGAGAAATGTTACATTTCCGTACCCAAGCCAAAGGTATCGAACTGATTTTTAACTATGCTGCCAATCTTCCCCAGTATGTGACTACTGATGCCAGTAAATTACGTCAAGTGCTACTCAATTTATTAGGAAATGCGATTAAATTTACTGAGAAAGGAAGTGTGAAGTTAGAGGTGGCAATGGAGAATCATCATCCCTCGGACATGATTTCTTCAGATTTCCATACCTTACATTTCTCAATTATTGACACAGGTGCAGGTATTTGTGCTAATGAAATTGACTTATTATTTGAAGCCTTCGGACAAACAGAAGCTGGTAGGAAGTCACAGCAGGGTACAGGATTGGGTTTAGCGATTAGTCGTAAATACGTAGAATTGATGGGAGGAGAAATTCAAGTTAGGAGTACTTTTGGGGTGGGTAGTACTTTTAGTTTTGCGATCGCCATTGATTTACCCCAGGATGCAGAAATTATTTCCACCACCACACCCCAGCAAATCATCGGTTTAGCATCCCCGGAAAGAGAATACAAAATTTTGGTGGTTGATGACGTGCGCGAGAGTCGTTTACTCTTGGTCAAACTTTTATCATCCATTGGCTTTGTTGTCAAAGAAGCTGCTAACGGATTAGAGGCGATCGCCACCTGGGAATCCTGGCAACCGGATTTAATTCTGATGGATATGCGCATGCCTGTGATGGATGGATACACCGCTACAGGTAGAATTAAAGCAGCCATACAGCAACAGAATCAACCCCAAACTATCATCATTGCCATTACAGCCGATGCATTTGCGGAACAATGTCAAGAAATTATCTCCATTGGTTGTGATGACTTGATCAACAAACCCTTTCGGGAAGAAACACTCCTAGATAAAATTGCCCAATATCTGGGTGTGGAATACCTTTACCGTCAAGAAAAAAATTTATTAACCACAGACACCCCAAATCAAAACCAATCTAATTTCAGCACTACAGATATCATCTCCCTGCTCTCCCAAATGCCAGAATCCTGGAGACAAAACTTGCATCATGCAGCCGCTCAATGCAGTGATGACCTGATTCTGCAACTATTAGAACAAACCCCGATTAGCGATTCTCCTCTAATTAATTATCTAACCGATTTGGCTCAAAACTACCAATTTGAGCAAATAATGGATTTAGTTAATTGGCACAGGTTATGACAGTTAACGGAAAATAGAAAAAATACCTTTCCCCTCTCAATTCGGAGTTACTGAATCAATGCAATCTGGGAGTCAACTGCCAAGATGGTTAACAATAAGTTTGGCATTTCCCCTAGCCATTCTCAATGGTTGGGTATTTTTGCAGGCTGTACAGTACTTCCAACCACTAGTTAATATTTTTGTTGCCGCGATTCTCTTAGCTTTTGTGCTGGATTATCCCATTCGTTTTTTCCAAAAGCAGAGAGTCAAGCGCAAAATCGCTACTATTGTTGTGCTTTTATTAACAATAGTCCTAGTAGTTGCCCTAGGTTTTACCCTCGTGCCACTAATTTTAGAGCAGTTGAATGAATTAACAAACCTTTTACCTGCTTGGATTGATTCTGGTACAGAACAACTACAAGCATTACAAACTTGGGCAGCCAAACAAAAGTTACCAGAAAATTTAAGTAGTCTACCCACCCAAATACTGGATCGCCTCTCAAATCAATTACAAAGCTTTACCGGGACAATTCTCGGTTTTGCGGTGGATACGATTGGCACATTTTTTAATGTGCTGCTGACGGTAGTTTTAACCATTTACTTAGTATTTAATGGCGATCGCCTCTGGGATGGAATTTTTCAATGGTTCCCCCCCCATATCAGCACCAAGGTAAGGCAATTCCTCCGGGAAGACTTTCATAATTATTTTATCGGACAAGCCACCGTCGGCGCAGTCTTGGCGATCGCCCTGATTCTGATTTTTCTGGTTCTGAAAGTACCACTAGCCTTACTGTTTGGATTGGCGATCGGTTTCTTCTCCCTCTTCCCCTTCGGTACGGGTATCGGCATTGCGATCGTCAGTATTTTAGTGGGGTTAAAAGACTTTTGGCTAGGTGTAGAAGTTCTGATTTCTGCCGTCACTATCGACCAAATCAACTCTAACTTTATTGCCCCCCGTTTACTCGGTAATCTCACGGGGCTGAATCCTGTTTGGGTAGTTATTTCCCTACTCCTAGGTGTGAAAATCGGAGGAATCCTGGGTTTATTCGTCGCCATACCCATAGCCAGTTTTATCAAAGATGTAGCAGACAGCTGGCGCGATGGCAGCTTGAAAACAGAAGAAACCGCGATCGCTGATACCCAAGAGTAACTGGGGTCTTTTTTCTATTCCCCATTATCCATTACCCATTCCCTATAGATGACTAATTAATCACGAATAACAAAATGACTATATTATTGACTGTTTGTAAAGTACAGTTAAATATGTCTTAAGAAGTGGATTTACACAATGGCTCCCCTGGTTGCAAACTACTACCTGACATATCGTTGTAATGCCAGATGTCACTTTTGTAACATCTGGGCGCTGGAACCTGGAAAAGAGGCTGATTTTGACACGATTAAGCACAACTTAAGTGACTTACGCCGTTTGGGAGTTAAATACGTTGACTTTACAGGTGGCGAGCCTCTCCTACGACAAGATGTGGGTGAGATTTATACTGAGGCGAAACGTCAGGGTTTTTACACCAGCATGACGACAAACACCATTCTCTATCCCCAAAAAGCCAAGGAAGTTCAAGGGCTAATCGACTTTTTGAACTTCTCCTTGGATGGTGGAGATGCAGAAACCCACGATCAATCGCGGGGGGTAAAAATTTTCGATAACTTAGTAGAATCCGTCAAAATTGCTCAATCCCTAGGTGAATTTCCTGTACTGAATCATACCGTCACAGCCCAAAACTATGGACGCATTGATGAAGTCGGGGAATTAGGCAAGGAATTAGGTGTGCGTGTATGGCTGAATCCCGCCTTTACAGCCCATGATAATTACAATTCCAAGAAAAATCCTACCCCAGAGATGGTAGCCGCGATTGAAGCTGCTGCTAAGAAATATAAGAATGTCGGTTACAATAAGGCTGCACTAGCTTTTATTGAAGCCGGGGGCAATGATATTAATAATCCCCGTTGTAAAGCGGTGGATGCCGTCATTGCAATTTCTCCTAACGACGAACTGTTGCTACCTTGTTACCACTTTGCCCAAACTGGTGTTCCGATTAATGGGCGACTTTACGAACTCTATCGAGAGTCGGAAGAAGTGGAAAGCTATCGCAAATCTCAAGGGAAACTGAAAGTTTGTGAAGGTTGCACAGTTTGGTGTTACCTCATACCCAGCTTCTTTATGGGTGTAGATAAATATTGGTGGTTGAATCAAGTAACCTATGCCAGCGAATTCCTGGCCCGAAAACGATTCTTACAACGAGCTTGATCCACTTAATTCCTTATTGCAGGATTTATCCCCTGAGGAATTATTAGAGGAAGAGTCTACTCATTCTGTATCTCTTCCTTTCCGGTTTCAAGGTCGTAGACGTAAAGCCGCTCTAGTTCTAACAATGATTTGGAGCGGCACGATCGCCCTACACTTAATTTCTTGGGGTTCCTTATTCGTACTTGGGCTAACCACTATTATTGGCATCCATGCCTTTATATTGGTATTTACCAAACCCCGTCGGGCTAATGAAGAAATCGCGGGCAATTTACCCTATATCTCTCTTTTGGTGGCAGCAAAGAATGAAGAAACTGTCATCAGCAAAACAGTTAGAAACTTATGTAATTTAGATTACCCAGCAGAGCGATACGAAGTCTGGATCATTGATGATGATAGCAGCGATCGCACGCCCCTATTGCTGGCAGAATTAGAGCAAGAATATGACAATTTAAAAGTACTGTATCGTTCTCCCGGAGCGGGTGGCGGCAAATCTGGGGCACTGAATCAGGTATTACCTTTGACTAGAGGTGATATCGTTGCCGTATTCGATGCTGATGCCCTGGTATCGCCAGATTTGTTATTACGGGTAGCTCCCCTGTTTTCTGGGGAAAAAGTTGGTGCTGTTCAGGTACGCAAAGCAATCATGCAGGCAGAAACAAGTCTGAATCATGATGCTGCCAAAAATTTCTGGATTCAGGGACAAATGGCAGAAATGGCTCTTGATACCTACATGCAGCAACAACGGATTAGCGGTGGTGGTATCGGTGAGTTACGTGGGAATGGGCAATTTGTGCGACGGACAGCCTTACTCAGTTGCGGTGGTTGGAACGAAGAAACCATTACCGATGATTTAGATTTAACCCTGCGTCTGCATATAAATCACTGGGATATTGAATGTCTGAGTCATCCCGCAGTCCAAGAAGAAGGGGTAACAAGCGCGATCGCCCTCTGGCATCAACGTAACCGTTGGGCAGAAGGAGGTTATCAACGCTACTTGGATTATTGGGATTTAATTCTGAAAAACCCTATGGGTACGCGCAAAACCTGGGATTTACTGGTATTTATGTTACTTCAGTACATCCTACCCATGGCAGCCATACCGGATTTGCTCATGGCGATCGCCCGCCATCGTCCCCCCATCCTCAGCCCCATGACTGCCTTGACACTCACCCTGTCAATTACAGCTATGTTCAACGGCTTAAGACGCACCAGCAAAAATCAGGAAATCAATTTTTCTACCTACTTTACCTTCCTGATGCAAACAATTCGTGGAACTATCTATATGTTCCATTGGGTAGTGGTTATGAGTACAGCCACCGCCCGTATGTCCATCCGTCCCAAACGGTTGAAATGGGTGAAAACAGTCCACACTGGTACTCATTAGTCGGTGTCATGGAAAGGGAGAAAAGCTTAAGTGCTAATGGGTAAAACCCTTCCCTTTCCCCAAGCTCAGATTATTTCTTCAGGGGATTAGAACCTACCATTACCCTGAACAATATGTTTAACTGTCGTCAGGCTTTCTAAACTAATTAACCCCCGGCGGTGCCCTTTTTGGTTGGACATTCCTAAAAAGATGGAGTCTCCCCGTGAGGTAGTGCGACTGAACCGGGGAGAAGCATTGATATAACTAGAAGCACTATTGACTCCTAGGGCAAACTGGCGGCTTTCTTGATAGGATTCGGTGACTATACAATCAGCATGACCGCTACTATATTGATTAATCCAAGAAATTGCCACTTCCAGGCTATCTACCAATTTAAAGGCAACAGTTTTATTTAAATAAGCGCTACCCCATTCATTATCTTTAGCTGGTTGTAATTGGGGGAAAGCTTCACTTAATTCGGCATCACCTCTAATTTCAAAGCCTTTTTCTTGCAAGCTATTCCAGAGAGTGACTAGGGATGAAGGCATAGCTTGACGATGAATCAGAACTTTCTCAATGGCATTAACGGGATCGGGTTCGCTGCTGTGACTGTCGATAATCATCCAGCGTACCATTTCCAAACTGCCATTTAATGACCAGTAAAGGTAACAGTTGCCCATCCCTGAGCGCAGTACAGGGGCGGTGGATTGACGGACGACTTGTTGAATTAAACTGCTGCGTCCGTAGGGAATGACTAGGTTGATATATTGGTCTTGGGTAATTAAATCTCGAATTGAGGCACAGTGTTCTGCGGTGATTAATTCGATACAACCTTCCGGTAAACCAACTTCGGCAATTGCGGATTTTAAGGCTTGGGCGATCGCGGCGTTAGAATGACTCGCTTCCGTACTTCCCTTGAGTATGACACTATTCCCGGTTTTGATGCATAAACCCGCGACAACCGCAGCCAATTCGGGAAATGCTTCATAGATGAAGGCGATTACACCCAAAGGCATGAGTTGGGAATAGGTTTGAGAATCTTCCAGTTGATAGTCCGCATTCCGCACCCGTCGCAGGGGATCGGATAACTCTCCCAGTTGTCGGAGAATTTCCACGGTGATATCTAAACGCCTAGGTGTCAGTTTTAACCAGTCGATGATTAATTCTGGCACTGCCATTTCTCGACTGGTTTCTAAATCTAGGGTATTAGCTTCGAGAATATCATCAAAGGCATGATTGAGCGCGTCGGCGATCGCTAAGACAGCACGACTACGATCAACTCCCTTGGTAGTTCCCAGCTTGAAAGCAGCATCATAAGCGCGTTTAGCACTCTTCGTCGGTTCCAGGTTTTCATCAAAAGCATCCACTGTCCGCCTCGTTAACGTCTGTAGGTCAGCCAGACCATCAATGCTGGTAGAATAGCCAGTAAAACTGCTACCATCGCCCAGGCAATAATGCTCGAACCGTTTGCCAGTCGCAGTGCTAAAGGTAACCAAATGATTACTAGCACGAAAATAATCCCTAGGGCTACTGGCAAATAACTTTCTCCTAATCGGGGATGAACAACTTGCCAACTAGCACCCGTCCAGCGCCAAGCACGCTTGTAGGGGTAGGTGGTGGAAAGTTGCTCTAGTACGTAACCATTATCTTCCACCACAAAGATTTGTTGACAGC
The Calothrix sp. 336/3 DNA segment above includes these coding regions:
- a CDS encoding AI-2E family transporter — translated: MQSGSQLPRWLTISLAFPLAILNGWVFLQAVQYFQPLVNIFVAAILLAFVLDYPIRFFQKQRVKRKIATIVVLLLTIVLVVALGFTLVPLILEQLNELTNLLPAWIDSGTEQLQALQTWAAKQKLPENLSSLPTQILDRLSNQLQSFTGTILGFAVDTIGTFFNVLLTVVLTIYLVFNGDRLWDGIFQWFPPHISTKVRQFLREDFHNYFIGQATVGAVLAIALILIFLVLKVPLALLFGLAIGFFSLFPFGTGIGIAIVSILVGLKDFWLGVEVLISAVTIDQINSNFIAPRLLGNLTGLNPVWVVISLLLGVKIGGILGLFVAIPIASFIKDVADSWRDGSLKTEETAIADTQE
- a CDS encoding glycosyltransferase family 2 protein, giving the protein MPANSWPENDSYNELDPLNSLLQDLSPEELLEEESTHSVSLPFRFQGRRRKAALVLTMIWSGTIALHLISWGSLFVLGLTTIIGIHAFILVFTKPRRANEEIAGNLPYISLLVAAKNEETVISKTVRNLCNLDYPAERYEVWIIDDDSSDRTPLLLAELEQEYDNLKVLYRSPGAGGGKSGALNQVLPLTRGDIVAVFDADALVSPDLLLRVAPLFSGEKVGAVQVRKAIMQAETSLNHDAAKNFWIQGQMAEMALDTYMQQQRISGGGIGELRGNGQFVRRTALLSCGGWNEETITDDLDLTLRLHINHWDIECLSHPAVQEEGVTSAIALWHQRNRWAEGGYQRYLDYWDLILKNPMGTRKTWDLLVFMLLQYILPMAAIPDLLMAIARHRPPILSPMTALTLTLSITAMFNGLRRTSKNQEINFSTYFTFLMQTIRGTIYMFHWVVVMSTATARMSIRPKRLKWVKTVHTGTH
- a CDS encoding radical SAM protein — its product is MAPLVANYYLTYRCNARCHFCNIWALEPGKEADFDTIKHNLSDLRRLGVKYVDFTGGEPLLRQDVGEIYTEAKRQGFYTSMTTNTILYPQKAKEVQGLIDFLNFSLDGGDAETHDQSRGVKIFDNLVESVKIAQSLGEFPVLNHTVTAQNYGRIDEVGELGKELGVRVWLNPAFTAHDNYNSKKNPTPEMVAAIEAAAKKYKNVGYNKAALAFIEAGGNDINNPRCKAVDAVIAISPNDELLLPCYHFAQTGVPINGRLYELYRESEEVESYRKSQGKLKVCEGCTVWCYLIPSFFMGVDKYWWLNQVTYASEFLARKRFLQRA
- a CDS encoding glutamate-5-semialdehyde dehydrogenase; this translates as MDAFDENLEPTKSAKRAYDAAFKLGTTKGVDRSRAVLAIADALNHAFDDILEANTLDLETSREMAVPELIIDWLKLTPRRLDITVEILRQLGELSDPLRRVRNADYQLEDSQTYSQLMPLGVIAFIYEAFPELAAVVAGLCIKTGNSVILKGSTEASHSNAAIAQALKSAIAEVGLPEGCIELITAEHCASIRDLITQDQYINLVIPYGRSSLIQQVVRQSTAPVLRSGMGNCYLYWSLNGSLEMVRWMIIDSHSSEPDPVNAIEKVLIHRQAMPSSLVTLWNSLQEKGFEIRGDAELSEAFPQLQPAKDNEWGSAYLNKTVAFKLVDSLEVAISWINQYSSGHADCIVTESYQESRQFALGVNSASSYINASPRFSRTTSRGDSIFLGMSNQKGHRRGLISLESLTTVKHIVQGNGRF